In a genomic window of Streptococcus oralis:
- a CDS encoding ABC transporter permease, with protein sequence MRNMWVVMKETYLRHVKSWSFFFMVISPFLFLALSVGIGFLQGSSMAKNSKIAVVTTVPSVEEGLKGTNGINFDYKDEASAQAAIKDEKIKGYLTIDQEDSVIKAVYHGETSLETGIKLAVTNKLNELQYQLNRSAANLSQEQEKRLSQTVDFTEKIDESKENKKIVQTIAAAGLGFFLYMILITYASVTAQEVASEKGTKIMEVVFSSIRASHYFYARMLALLLVILTHIGIYVVGGLAAILLFKDLPILAQSGILNHIGEAFSLNTLLFVLVSLFMYVVLAAFLGSMVSRPEDAGKALSPLMILIIAGFVGVTSLGAAGDNLVLKIGSYIPFISTFFMPFRAINGYASGLEAWISLAITVVFAVTATAFIGRMYASLVLQTDDLGLWKSFKRALAYK encoded by the coding sequence ATGAGAAATATGTGGGTTGTAATGAAGGAAACCTATCTTCGACATGTTAAGTCGTGGAGTTTCTTCTTTATGGTGATTTCGCCGTTCCTCTTTTTAGCCTTATCTGTAGGAATCGGCTTTCTCCAAGGGTCTTCTATGGCCAAGAATAGCAAGATAGCAGTAGTGACAACTGTACCATCTGTGGAAGAAGGGCTCAAGGGTACCAATGGTATCAACTTTGATTATAAGGATGAAGCCAGTGCCCAAGCTGCTATCAAGGATGAAAAAATCAAGGGTTACCTAACTATTGATCAAGAGGATAGTGTCATCAAAGCTGTTTACCATGGTGAAACTTCTCTTGAAACAGGTATCAAGCTAGCAGTAACCAATAAGCTCAACGAACTGCAATACCAACTCAATCGCTCGGCGGCTAATTTGTCTCAAGAACAGGAAAAACGCCTGAGTCAAACCGTTGACTTTACTGAGAAGATTGATGAATCTAAGGAAAACAAAAAAATTGTTCAGACCATTGCGGCCGCAGGGCTTGGTTTCTTCCTTTATATGATTTTGATTACCTATGCTAGTGTCACTGCTCAGGAAGTAGCTAGTGAGAAAGGAACCAAAATCATGGAGGTGGTCTTCTCTAGTATCCGAGCTAGTCATTATTTCTACGCTCGCATGCTGGCTCTGCTTCTTGTGATTTTGACCCATATTGGCATTTACGTCGTGGGTGGACTTGCTGCCATTCTTCTCTTTAAAGACCTACCTATCTTGGCACAATCTGGTATTTTAAATCATATAGGAGAGGCTTTCTCGCTCAACACCTTATTGTTTGTCTTGGTTAGCCTCTTTATGTACGTTGTTTTAGCAGCCTTCTTAGGATCTATGGTTTCTCGTCCTGAAGATGCCGGTAAGGCCTTGTCGCCTTTGATGATCTTGATTATAGCAGGATTTGTCGGTGTGACTTCTCTAGGTGCTGCTGGGGACAATTTAGTTCTGAAAATTGGTTCCTATATTCCTTTCATCTCGACCTTCTTTATGCCATTTAGAGCTATAAATGGGTATGCAAGTGGTCTAGAAGCTTGGATTTCCCTTGCTATAACGGTTGTTTTTGCAGTCACTGCAACAGCCTTTATCGGGCGTATGTATGCCAGCCTAGTCCTTCAGACAGATGACTTAGGTCTATGGAAAAGCTTCAAACGTGCCTTGGCTTATAAATAG
- a CDS encoding DUF4097 family beta strand repeat-containing protein translates to MANMNSKKKFLSIAILACILGVALTAIGSATGGFNDLINSTKNKLKATKTEESFSEISSLTVNLAMRNLVVDESSDDNVHLSYYQHDHNYQINNDTFGKLTVNSENGKLNLREENSGGFRISSGIQSLLNLFSNEYQEKNVVYLTLPKGTKLETFSSSSSLGDITLSNLSANNTEITLSKGNLTINNSQFLSSKIRNALGDITLNNSQISSGEIKDSSGNIGLNNSHFGTGEITAALGDINLNSSKISDTSLKISSGSISSKQLDLVGNISITNQLGDINLQLVPNSLNKLSFDLKTTLGDIDIPNGINVEYTKDSKHTGSTLVHKIENPTATLTITAKSGNIKLNE, encoded by the coding sequence ATGGCTAATATGAACTCGAAGAAAAAATTTTTATCTATAGCTATCTTAGCTTGTATCTTAGGCGTTGCTTTGACGGCCATCGGATCTGCAACAGGTGGATTCAATGATTTAATCAACTCTACTAAAAATAAATTAAAGGCAACAAAAACCGAAGAAAGTTTCTCTGAAATTTCTTCTTTAACTGTAAATCTAGCAATGAGAAACCTCGTTGTCGATGAATCCTCTGATGATAATGTCCATTTAAGCTATTACCAACACGACCACAACTATCAGATTAACAATGATACGTTTGGAAAACTCACGGTAAACTCTGAAAATGGAAAATTAAATCTCAGGGAAGAGAATTCAGGGGGCTTTCGTATAAGCTCTGGAATCCAATCTCTCCTCAATTTATTTAGTAACGAGTATCAGGAAAAAAACGTTGTTTACCTCACTCTACCAAAGGGAACCAAGCTTGAGACGTTTAGTAGTAGCTCCTCGCTCGGAGATATTACACTATCTAATTTATCAGCAAATAACACTGAAATTACTTTATCCAAGGGAAATCTAACAATCAACAATAGTCAATTCTTGTCTAGCAAAATCCGTAACGCTCTTGGAGATATTACTCTAAACAATAGTCAAATTAGCTCTGGAGAAATCAAAGATTCTTCGGGTAATATCGGACTAAATAATAGTCATTTTGGAACTGGTGAAATCACTGCTGCTCTGGGCGATATCAATCTAAATTCAAGTAAAATTTCCGACACTAGTTTAAAAATATCTAGTGGCTCAATAAGTTCCAAGCAATTAGACTTAGTTGGAAACATCTCCATCACTAATCAGCTAGGAGATATCAACCTACAACTGGTTCCCAATAGTTTGAATAAACTATCCTTCGATCTAAAAACAACTCTTGGTGATATTGATATCCCTAACGGCATCAATGTAGAATACACTAAAGACAGCAAGCATACTGGTAGTACTCTCGTTCACAAAATTGAAAATCCTACTGCCACTCTCACTATTACTGCAAAAAGTGGAAATATTAAGCTAAACGAATAA
- a CDS encoding DUF1700 domain-containing protein — protein MTKTEYLAELEKYLKKLPRKDYEETIEHFTEYFDEVGPEGEVAAIADLGSPKEAAHEIMLNLLDKKVEEDNQDSSSSKNTKNIVQIAILSILAAPLAIPLFIVAALLTFVFFLLVFIFALVMAIGTFAFFIFGISLIWDTLTVGLTTSIPAFLFTLGLSVLALGLSGIFYAGISPVTQFGKAGFVKLAQLFAKKGARHG, from the coding sequence ATGACAAAAACTGAATATCTAGCTGAGCTAGAAAAGTATCTAAAAAAACTACCACGTAAGGACTACGAAGAAACTATAGAACATTTCACTGAGTATTTTGACGAAGTAGGACCTGAAGGTGAAGTAGCCGCTATTGCTGATTTAGGAAGCCCTAAGGAAGCGGCCCACGAGATTATGTTGAATCTTTTGGACAAAAAAGTCGAGGAAGATAATCAAGACAGCAGTTCATCAAAAAACACTAAGAACATCGTCCAGATTGCTATCCTATCCATTTTGGCAGCACCCTTGGCTATTCCACTCTTTATAGTAGCAGCACTTTTGACTTTTGTTTTCTTCCTCTTAGTCTTTATCTTTGCTCTCGTCATGGCTATAGGTACCTTTGCATTCTTTATTTTTGGAATCAGCCTGATCTGGGACACTTTGACAGTGGGACTGACGACATCGATCCCGGCCTTCCTGTTCACTCTGGGGCTCAGTGTTCTAGCTCTGGGACTGTCTGGCATCTTCTACGCAGGCATTTCTCCTGTTACTCAGTTTGGCAAGGCTGGCTTTGTCAAACTAGCTCAACTTTTCGCAAAGAAAGGAGCACGTCATGGCTAA